One Nocardia iowensis DNA window includes the following coding sequences:
- the ileS gene encoding isoleucine--tRNA ligase, translating into MADQTSSNSGYPRVDLGVGSGSSFPDLERRVLDAWAAAGTFRASIENRSGAAEFVFYDGPPFANGLPHYGHLLTGYVKDLVPRFQTMRGKRVDRRFGWDCHGLPAEIEAEKQLGITDKSQIDAMGLAEFNAACKSSVLRYTGEWRDYVTRQARWVDFDNDYKTLDLDFMESVMWAFKSLHEKGLIYQGFRVLPYSWYEQTPLSNQETRLDDAYKMRQDPAVTVDMVLRVPAEHPLHELDGANALIWTTTPWTLPSNLAIAVHPDIRYVQLRAADGKRYLLAAERVSHYTREFGEQPEVLGEYDGAALTDLSYEPPFDFFAGHPRAHRVLNADYVTTDSGTGIVHLAPAFGEEDMDVATANGIEIVQPLDAGGKFTSMVPPYEGLMVFDANPVIIKDLKAAGKLLRHETIEHSYPHSWRSGQPLIYMAVPSWFVAVTKFRDRMVELNKQITWVPEHIRDGQFGKWLEGARDWNISRNRYWGSPIPVWVSDDPAYPRMDVYGSLDELERDFGVRPDDLHRPMIDELTRPNPDDPTGKSTMRRVPEVLDCWFESGSMPYAQVHYPFENKEWFDSHFPGDFIVEYNGQTRGWFYTLHVLSTALFDSPAFKTVAAHGIVLGDDGLKMSKSKGNYPDVNQVFDRDGSDAMRWFLMSSPILRGGNLIVTERGIREGVSHALRPLWNAWTFLQLYASKSGTWRTDSPNVLDRYILAKLAETRDAMTEALEVYDIAGACEQLRGFADALTNWYVRRSRSRFWSEDPDAVDTLHTVLEVVTRLAAPLLPLITEVIWRGLTGGESVHLTDWPKDGELPADSELVAAMDEARVVCSTVLSLRKAQNLRVRLPLAEVTIAAADAERLAPYADIIADEVNVKKVDLTTDVAVHGRFELVVNARAAGPRLGKDVQTVIKAVKAGEWSESADGVVTAAGIALLPEEYTQRLVAAEPESTAALPGNAGLVVLNSVVTEELEAEGWARDLIRDLQETRKSLGLDVSDRITVVLEVPADRAGWAETHRDLIAGEILATTLTFGDAGAEAADLVGGVRAQVTKA; encoded by the coding sequence ATGGCGGACCAAACTTCCAGCAACAGCGGGTACCCGCGGGTCGACCTTGGTGTCGGCTCGGGATCGTCGTTCCCCGATCTGGAGCGCCGCGTACTCGACGCGTGGGCGGCCGCCGGCACCTTCCGAGCGAGCATCGAAAACCGTTCCGGGGCAGCGGAGTTCGTCTTCTACGACGGGCCGCCCTTTGCCAACGGTCTGCCACATTATGGGCATTTGCTCACCGGATACGTCAAGGATCTGGTACCGCGATTCCAGACGATGCGCGGCAAGCGTGTCGACCGGCGTTTCGGCTGGGACTGTCACGGATTGCCCGCGGAAATCGAGGCGGAAAAGCAGCTCGGTATCACGGACAAATCACAGATCGACGCAATGGGCCTCGCCGAATTCAACGCGGCCTGCAAATCCTCGGTACTGCGCTACACCGGAGAATGGCGCGATTACGTGACGCGTCAGGCCCGCTGGGTGGACTTCGACAACGACTACAAGACACTCGATCTCGACTTCATGGAGTCGGTGATGTGGGCGTTCAAGTCGCTGCACGAGAAGGGGCTGATCTACCAAGGCTTCCGGGTGCTGCCCTACAGCTGGTACGAGCAGACGCCGCTGTCGAATCAGGAAACCCGCCTCGATGACGCGTACAAGATGCGCCAGGACCCGGCGGTCACCGTCGACATGGTGTTGCGCGTGCCCGCCGAGCATCCGCTGCACGAGCTGGACGGCGCCAACGCGCTGATCTGGACCACCACTCCGTGGACCCTGCCGTCGAACCTGGCGATCGCGGTGCACCCCGACATCCGTTACGTGCAGCTGCGCGCCGCCGACGGCAAGCGCTATCTGCTGGCGGCCGAACGCGTGTCGCACTACACCCGGGAATTCGGTGAGCAGCCCGAGGTGCTCGGCGAGTACGACGGCGCGGCGCTGACCGACCTGTCGTACGAGCCGCCGTTCGACTTCTTCGCCGGCCACCCCCGTGCGCACCGGGTGCTGAACGCCGACTACGTGACCACCGACTCCGGTACCGGAATCGTGCACCTCGCACCGGCTTTCGGTGAGGAGGACATGGATGTCGCCACCGCGAACGGCATCGAGATCGTGCAACCGCTCGACGCGGGCGGCAAGTTCACCTCGATGGTGCCGCCGTACGAGGGCCTGATGGTGTTCGACGCGAACCCGGTGATCATCAAGGACCTCAAGGCCGCGGGAAAGCTGTTGCGGCACGAGACGATCGAGCACTCCTACCCGCACAGCTGGCGCTCCGGTCAGCCGCTGATCTACATGGCGGTGCCGTCCTGGTTCGTCGCGGTCACCAAGTTCCGCGACCGGATGGTCGAGCTGAACAAGCAGATCACCTGGGTGCCCGAACACATCCGCGACGGCCAGTTCGGCAAGTGGCTGGAAGGCGCGCGGGACTGGAACATCAGCCGGAACCGCTACTGGGGCAGCCCGATCCCGGTGTGGGTCTCCGACGATCCGGCCTACCCGCGGATGGACGTGTACGGCTCGCTCGACGAGCTGGAGCGCGACTTCGGCGTGCGCCCGGACGATCTGCACCGGCCGATGATCGATGAGCTGACCCGGCCGAATCCGGATGACCCGACGGGCAAGTCGACCATGCGCCGGGTGCCCGAGGTGCTCGACTGCTGGTTCGAGTCGGGCTCGATGCCGTATGCGCAGGTGCACTACCCGTTCGAGAACAAGGAGTGGTTCGACAGTCACTTCCCTGGCGATTTCATCGTCGAGTACAACGGGCAGACCCGCGGCTGGTTCTACACCCTGCATGTGCTCTCGACCGCGCTCTTCGACAGCCCAGCCTTCAAAACCGTTGCCGCGCACGGCATCGTGCTCGGTGACGACGGCCTGAAGATGAGCAAGTCCAAGGGCAACTACCCGGACGTGAACCAGGTGTTCGACCGGGACGGCTCCGACGCCATGCGCTGGTTCCTGATGAGTTCGCCGATCCTGCGTGGCGGCAACCTCATCGTCACCGAGCGCGGCATCCGCGAGGGCGTCAGCCATGCGCTGCGGCCGCTGTGGAACGCGTGGACCTTCCTGCAGCTGTACGCCTCGAAATCCGGTACCTGGCGCACAGATTCGCCGAATGTGCTGGATCGCTACATCTTGGCAAAGCTCGCGGAAACCCGGGACGCGATGACCGAGGCGCTCGAGGTCTACGACATCGCGGGCGCCTGCGAACAGCTGCGCGGGTTCGCCGACGCGCTCACCAATTGGTATGTGCGCCGGTCGCGTTCGCGCTTCTGGAGCGAGGACCCCGATGCGGTGGACACCCTGCACACCGTGCTCGAGGTGGTCACCAGACTGGCCGCGCCGCTGCTGCCGCTGATCACCGAGGTGATCTGGCGTGGGCTCACCGGCGGCGAGTCGGTGCACCTGACCGACTGGCCCAAAGACGGTGAGCTGCCCGCCGATTCGGAGCTGGTCGCCGCGATGGACGAGGCCCGGGTGGTCTGCTCCACGGTGCTGAGCCTGCGCAAGGCGCAGAACCTGCGGGTGCGCCTGCCACTGGCCGAGGTCACCATCGCCGCGGCCGACGCCGAGCGGTTGGCCCCGTACGCCGACATCATCGCCGACGAGGTCAATGTCAAGAAGGTCGATCTGACCACCGACGTCGCCGTGCACGGCCGCTTCGAACTGGTCGTCAACGCCCGTGCCGCGGGTCCGCGCCTCGGCAAGGACGTGCAGACGGTGATCAAGGCGGTCAAGGCGGGCGAATGGTCAGAGAGCGCCGACGGCGTCGTCACCGCCGCCGGAATCGCCCTGCTCCCCGAGGAATACACCCAGCGTCTGGTCGCCGCCGAGCCCGAGTCCACCGCGGCGCTGCCCGGCAATGCGGGCCTGGTGGTGCTGAACTCGGTGGTCACCGAGGAACTGGAGGCCGAGGGCTGGGCCCGTGACCTGATCCGTGATCTGCAGGAAACCCGAAAGTCCTTGGGGCTGGACGTCTCCGACCGGATCACGGTGGTACTCGAGGTGCCCGCCGATCGGGCCGGGTGGGCCGAAACCCACCGCGACCTGATCGCGGGCGAAATCCTCGCCACCACCCTCACCTTCGGCGACGCGGGCGCCGAGGCCGCCGACCTGGTCGGTGGCGTGCGCGCCCAGGTCACCAAGGCCTGA
- a CDS encoding ester cyclase, with product MTHEEMDELFERHCAAEAANDVAAIMATLTDDVEHDAVGDPQGTLRDPAAIAQRYRDLFDAISEDKMESVHRYYGEDFFVDESHWYGRATGTFLGIPGGNRPIDFRILHVCEVRDDKISRENVWLDTAAIVQQLTAPV from the coding sequence ATGACCCATGAAGAGATGGACGAGCTGTTCGAGCGACACTGCGCGGCCGAGGCGGCCAACGATGTGGCCGCGATCATGGCGACCCTGACCGACGACGTCGAGCACGATGCGGTCGGCGATCCACAAGGCACGCTGCGTGACCCGGCCGCGATCGCCCAGCGCTACCGCGACCTGTTCGACGCGATCAGCGAAGACAAGATGGAGAGCGTGCACCGGTACTACGGCGAGGACTTCTTCGTCGACGAATCCCATTGGTACGGCAGGGCGACCGGCACATTCCTCGGCATCCCCGGCGGCAATCGGCCGATCGACTTCCGGATACTGCACGTCTGCGAGGTCCGCGACGACAAGATCAGCCGGGAGAACGTCTGGCTGGATACGGCCGCGATCGTCCAGCAGTTGACGGCGCCGGTCTGA
- a CDS encoding TetR/AcrR family transcriptional regulator: MTFSRRDEILNSGRATNQKMRTREALINAGLELARNGHSPSIAEVAEAAKVSTATAYRYFPNPQSLWSDMATRQANFVGGYPNFLDDLPEGAEERIDKVVRECCAFQFADEVVWRGVLRATLERWFSQVDVAEAERVPVRGVTRLEMARVALAPLADTLSPERLERLVNAVVLVFGVEALVSTRDTCGLDPAAATETMSWAARALVRAAVAEVKSG, encoded by the coding sequence ATGACTTTCTCACGGCGAGACGAGATTCTCAATAGTGGTCGCGCGACGAATCAGAAGATGCGCACCAGGGAGGCGTTGATCAACGCCGGACTCGAACTCGCCCGCAACGGTCATTCGCCCTCGATCGCCGAGGTCGCCGAGGCCGCGAAGGTCTCGACCGCCACCGCCTACCGGTACTTCCCCAATCCGCAGTCGCTGTGGTCGGACATGGCCACCCGGCAGGCGAACTTCGTCGGCGGCTATCCGAATTTCCTGGACGACCTGCCCGAAGGCGCGGAGGAGCGCATCGACAAGGTGGTGCGCGAGTGCTGCGCCTTCCAGTTCGCGGACGAGGTGGTGTGGCGCGGTGTGCTGCGGGCGACCCTCGAACGCTGGTTCAGTCAGGTCGATGTCGCTGAGGCGGAACGGGTTCCGGTGCGCGGGGTGACTCGGCTGGAGATGGCGCGGGTCGCGCTGGCGCCGCTGGCGGACACGTTGTCGCCGGAGCGGTTGGAGCGTTTGGTGAATGCGGTCGTCCTGGTGTTCGGTGTCGAGGCGCTGGTCTCCACCCGGGATACCTGCGGCCTCGATCCCGCCGCGGCCACCGAGACGATGAGCTGGGCGGCCCGCGCCCTGGTTCGGGCTGCCGTGGCCGAGGTGAAGTCCGGTTAG
- a CDS encoding NlpC/P60 family protein, with protein MNRKPLRRIAFGLLLATVATLILAGPVWSDTGSGTGSADSASASGSAMIPLPSSHGVGALAAAVTQTGKPYQWGGTGPFAWDCSGLVQWAFRQVGVHIPRTTWEQARAGAPVPFFALSPGDVVVLNTDGSHVGIYAGLGQIFNAYDWGVPVGLSPLRQFDIYTIRRF; from the coding sequence GTGAACAGAAAACCCTTGCGCCGGATCGCCTTCGGATTACTCCTGGCGACCGTCGCGACGTTGATTCTGGCGGGTCCCGTCTGGTCGGATACCGGTAGCGGCACCGGCAGCGCCGACTCCGCCTCGGCATCCGGATCGGCCATGATCCCGTTGCCCAGCTCGCACGGAGTCGGCGCGCTGGCGGCGGCCGTCACCCAGACCGGCAAGCCGTACCAATGGGGCGGCACCGGACCATTCGCCTGGGACTGCTCCGGACTGGTGCAGTGGGCGTTCCGGCAGGTCGGCGTCCACATTCCGCGCACGACCTGGGAGCAGGCCAGGGCAGGCGCGCCCGTCCCGTTCTTCGCGCTCTCACCCGGCGACGTGGTGGTGTTGAACACCGACGGTTCGCACGTCGGGATCTACGCCGGTTTGGGCCAGATCTTCAACGCCTACGACTGGGGTGTCCCGGTCGGACTCAGCCCGCTGCGGCAGTTCGACATCTACACCATCCGCCGCTTCTGA
- a CDS encoding UTP--glucose-1-phosphate uridylyltransferase: MKIRKAVIPAAGIGSRLLPLTKAIPKEMLPVGDKPVIEHTVRELVASGITDITIVVSSGKSLIQDHFRPNPALVAQLRSDGKTAYADAVEEVGELSRLGHITYLDQHGPYGNGTPVLNAARNLGDESMLVLWPDDVFVAEIPRAQQLIDAYEATGAPVLALMPMDPAESQRYGVPVVADDQGNGLLRITGLREKPKPEDAPSNFAAIGGYVVTPGIIDELRAQTKAWYKHRTGEVYLTDAINVHAADNPVFGQVIRGRWYDTGNPADYLVAQFASALANPQYGPLLRTLAEETGD; the protein is encoded by the coding sequence ATGAAGATCCGCAAGGCCGTGATCCCGGCCGCCGGTATCGGTTCCCGGCTTCTCCCGCTGACCAAGGCCATCCCGAAGGAGATGCTGCCGGTCGGCGACAAGCCGGTCATCGAGCACACCGTCCGCGAACTGGTCGCGTCGGGCATCACCGACATCACCATCGTGGTCAGCAGCGGAAAGTCGTTGATCCAAGACCACTTCCGGCCCAACCCAGCCTTGGTGGCGCAGCTGCGCTCGGATGGGAAGACGGCATACGCCGACGCGGTCGAAGAGGTCGGCGAGCTGTCCCGGCTCGGGCACATCACCTACCTCGACCAGCACGGCCCCTACGGCAACGGCACCCCGGTCCTGAACGCGGCCCGCAATCTCGGCGACGAGTCGATGCTGGTGCTGTGGCCCGACGACGTGTTCGTCGCCGAAATCCCGCGCGCCCAGCAGTTGATCGACGCCTACGAGGCGACCGGCGCTCCGGTGCTCGCGCTGATGCCGATGGACCCGGCCGAATCGCAGCGCTACGGCGTCCCGGTGGTCGCCGACGACCAGGGCAACGGGCTGCTGCGCATCACCGGCCTGCGGGAAAAGCCCAAGCCCGAAGACGCCCCGTCGAACTTCGCCGCGATCGGTGGCTACGTGGTCACCCCCGGCATCATCGACGAGCTGCGCGCCCAGACCAAGGCCTGGTACAAGCACCGCACCGGCGAGGTCTACCTGACCGACGCGATCAACGTGCACGCCGCCGACAACCCGGTCTTCGGCCAGGTGATCCGGGGCCGCTGGTACGACACCGGCAACCCGGCCGACTACCTGGTCGCCCAGTTCGCGTCCGCGCTCGCGAACCCGCAGTACGGTCCGCTCCTGCGCACCCTCGCCGAGGAAACCGGCGACTGA
- a CDS encoding DNA polymerase IV, translating to MDAFFASAEQLTRPTLRGRPVLVGGIGGRGVVAGASYEARVYGARSAMPMHQARRLVGVNAVVVPPRGAVYGVLSGQVFDALRSRIPVLETLSFDEAFGEPAELAGATVARVHEFCEELRTVVRERTGLTASVGAGTGKQLAKIASGLAKPDGIRVVSPVEQQQLLAALPVRKLWGIGPVAEHKLRSLGIETVGAFAALPESEAVATLGGAVGAALHRLARGIDERPVAERAEAKQISAETTYETDIVTLAQLRPAIEAMAAAAHRRLLDDGRAARTVVLKLKKSDMSIVTRSFTLPYATEDLTTLSTAAQRSAIDPTELGPIRLVGVGYGGLSMVRQESLFPELDQAPVGADGGWEGGEHEPAAAPTGAAEPPEGQAAPALAIPLWHRGMDVEHPDYGHGWVQGGGYGVVTVRFETRSTGPGPARTFAADDPSLTRADPLRSLR from the coding sequence ATGGATGCGTTCTTCGCCTCCGCCGAACAGTTGACGCGTCCCACGTTGCGCGGTCGGCCGGTCCTGGTCGGCGGCATCGGCGGGCGCGGCGTCGTCGCGGGCGCCAGCTACGAGGCGCGGGTGTACGGCGCGCGTTCGGCGATGCCGATGCATCAGGCGCGCAGGCTGGTCGGTGTCAACGCGGTGGTGGTGCCGCCGCGCGGCGCCGTGTACGGCGTGCTCAGCGGGCAGGTGTTCGACGCGCTGCGCAGCCGGATCCCGGTGCTGGAGACGCTGTCGTTCGACGAGGCGTTCGGCGAACCCGCCGAACTGGCCGGCGCGACGGTGGCGCGGGTGCACGAATTCTGCGAGGAGCTGCGCACGGTGGTGCGCGAACGCACGGGTCTCACCGCATCGGTCGGCGCTGGCACCGGCAAGCAGCTGGCCAAGATCGCCTCCGGGCTCGCCAAACCTGATGGGATACGGGTGGTTTCGCCGGTCGAGCAGCAACAGCTGCTGGCCGCGCTTCCGGTGCGCAAGCTGTGGGGGATCGGCCCGGTGGCGGAGCACAAGCTGCGCTCGCTCGGCATCGAGACCGTCGGCGCGTTCGCCGCGCTGCCCGAATCCGAGGCGGTGGCGACGCTGGGCGGTGCGGTCGGCGCCGCGCTGCACCGGCTGGCGCGCGGCATCGATGAGCGCCCGGTCGCCGAACGCGCCGAGGCCAAACAGATCAGCGCCGAGACCACCTACGAGACCGACATCGTCACGCTCGCGCAACTCCGTCCGGCCATCGAAGCGATGGCGGCGGCGGCACATCGCCGCTTGCTCGACGACGGGCGCGCCGCACGCACCGTGGTGCTGAAATTGAAGAAGTCCGACATGAGCATCGTGACGCGCTCGTTCACCCTGCCGTATGCGACCGAGGACCTCACAACGCTGTCCACCGCCGCCCAGCGCTCCGCGATCGACCCGACCGAGCTCGGCCCGATCCGGCTGGTCGGCGTCGGCTACGGCGGATTGTCCATGGTGCGGCAGGAGTCCCTGTTCCCCGAGCTGGATCAGGCGCCGGTCGGCGCGGACGGCGGGTGGGAAGGCGGCGAGCACGAACCGGCCGCCGCGCCGACGGGCGCAGCCGAGCCGCCGGAAGGGCAGGCCGCACCCGCACTCGCCATCCCGCTCTGGCACCGCGGCATGGATGTCGAACATCCCGACTACGGTCACGGCTGGGTACAGGGCGGTGGATACGGCGTCGTGACGGTCCGATTCGAGACCCGCTCGACCGGTCCCGGCCCGGCCCGCACCTTCGCCGCCGACGATCCGAGCCTGACCAGAGCCGATCCGCTGCGCAGTCTGCGGTGA
- a CDS encoding arabinosyltransferase domain-containing protein codes for MRESAQPSAQRGDQHDPGTHLAGAASRRIRLLALVSGLLAFLTAVSLPFLPVRQDQSSVVWPQTAAVTSVTAPLITYAPTNLAAQIPCAAFGALADSGGVVVSTIPRQSPDLERYGFVVKVVPDTADRAGRVDVVSRNTLLWSSPLSAVRDRSCSVAIEMNTQRSTVSAPGLADSDKEFATDIRPQVVGVFSELTGAAPSGLHVNVQVDSRFSASPTPLKLAAMVLAALATLVALVALYRLDGLDGRKSRRFLPARWWRLQPADYLVFATLLVWHFIGANTSDDGYILGMARAARSSGFMSNYYRWFSVDEGPFYTPYTDMIGLLTHVSSVSPWVRLPTLLVGVIAWWVISRELLPRLGAALRANAIAVWTSALVFLAFWLPYNNGLRAEPFVAVGVILTWASVERAIATRRLLPYAFAIMIAALTLTAAPSGLICIGALAAGARTMTAVIMQRAKRTGYLALLLPLLASGVAVLTVVFADRTFAGVREFFYVHNRIGPGESWFFEFLRYQYLLQPSGDGWLTRRFGMFMLLLTLVVCVVTMLRRGGHIPGTAVSPSRRLIGITFAAMVLMMFSPTKWIHQFGVFAGLAACVAALTAVAISPRITRPLRNRALFAAAVFFVLALTFIGANGYWWVSAWGVPWWDKAPMIAGFGLSTFAAGLSILALAVAAWFHIRPETQPRPDSVPGRVARVPVLVVVAAAMVLFEVLSMAKAAVAQYPSYSIAQSNLAAAFSGGCGLADHVLVETDPNASVLRPLTGDAATALAGADSTGFTPNGVAADLTSDEIESTTGKANSVASTDADEPADPKAGSKSPGSETGTSTGAGVNGSSVPLPFGLDPATTPVLGSYREGTQEPADLTTGWYRLPKDSNGSRGPIISIAVAGRIRHVDSDGIVHPGQDLRLEYGRAEADGTAVALGSVDPIDIGPSPSWRNMRVPFDWLPGDADVVRIVASDKDLGKDQWLAVTPPRVPQTKTLTDLVGSRTPVLLDWEVAMTYPCQNLVATHAGVGDLPSYRILPDRNGATITNLWQAHDGGGPLGWTQLLFTARALPAYLNNDWDRDWGSIEQYLPLDPNAHPATVQIDRTQRWGTWTPGHINTAW; via the coding sequence GTGCGCGAATCCGCTCAACCGTCGGCGCAGCGGGGAGATCAGCACGATCCGGGCACGCACCTCGCTGGCGCTGCCTCTCGTCGAATCAGGTTGCTGGCACTCGTCAGTGGACTTCTCGCGTTCCTCACCGCGGTGTCGCTGCCGTTCCTTCCGGTCCGGCAGGACCAATCCAGTGTGGTGTGGCCGCAGACGGCTGCGGTGACATCGGTGACGGCGCCGCTGATCACCTACGCCCCGACGAATCTCGCTGCTCAGATCCCGTGCGCTGCCTTCGGCGCGCTGGCGGATTCGGGCGGCGTTGTGGTGTCGACGATTCCGCGGCAGTCACCCGATCTGGAGCGCTACGGCTTCGTGGTCAAGGTCGTCCCCGATACGGCGGATCGCGCGGGCCGGGTCGACGTGGTGTCGCGCAACACGCTGCTGTGGTCGTCGCCGCTGAGTGCCGTCCGCGATCGGTCCTGTTCGGTCGCCATCGAGATGAACACGCAGCGCAGCACGGTGTCGGCACCGGGCCTCGCGGATTCGGACAAGGAGTTCGCGACCGATATCCGCCCGCAGGTGGTCGGTGTCTTCAGCGAGCTGACCGGCGCTGCACCGTCGGGGTTGCACGTGAATGTGCAAGTAGATTCCCGTTTTTCGGCTTCGCCGACACCGTTGAAGCTGGCCGCGATGGTGCTGGCCGCGTTGGCCACACTGGTCGCGCTGGTCGCGCTGTATCGCTTGGACGGCCTCGACGGCCGAAAGTCGCGGCGGTTCCTGCCTGCCCGATGGTGGCGGTTGCAACCGGCGGACTACCTGGTTTTCGCCACCCTGCTGGTCTGGCACTTCATCGGTGCCAACACCTCCGATGACGGCTATATCCTCGGCATGGCTCGCGCCGCGCGCAGCTCCGGGTTCATGTCGAATTACTACCGGTGGTTCAGCGTCGACGAGGGGCCGTTCTACACGCCGTACACCGACATGATCGGGTTGCTCACCCACGTGTCGTCGGTGAGTCCATGGGTTCGGTTGCCCACCTTGCTTGTCGGCGTCATCGCCTGGTGGGTGATCAGCCGCGAGCTACTACCGCGGCTCGGCGCCGCCCTGCGCGCCAACGCGATTGCCGTATGGACCAGCGCACTGGTGTTCCTCGCGTTCTGGCTGCCCTACAACAACGGCTTGCGCGCCGAACCCTTTGTGGCGGTGGGCGTGATCCTCACCTGGGCCTCGGTCGAACGGGCCATTGCGACCCGGCGGCTGCTGCCCTACGCATTCGCGATCATGATCGCGGCGCTGACCTTGACCGCCGCGCCCTCGGGCTTGATCTGTATCGGCGCGTTGGCCGCCGGGGCACGCACGATGACCGCGGTGATCATGCAGCGGGCGAAGCGCACCGGATATCTGGCGCTGCTGTTGCCCCTACTTGCTTCCGGTGTGGCGGTGCTGACCGTGGTCTTCGCGGACCGGACCTTCGCCGGAGTGCGTGAGTTCTTCTACGTGCACAACCGGATCGGTCCCGGTGAGTCGTGGTTCTTCGAGTTCCTGCGCTACCAGTATCTGCTGCAGCCCAGCGGTGACGGCTGGCTCACCCGGCGTTTCGGCATGTTCATGCTGCTGCTGACCTTGGTCGTGTGCGTGGTGACGATGCTGCGCCGCGGCGGGCACATCCCCGGCACCGCCGTCAGTCCGTCGCGACGACTGATCGGTATCACCTTCGCCGCCATGGTGCTGATGATGTTCTCGCCGACGAAGTGGATCCATCAGTTCGGCGTCTTCGCCGGGCTGGCCGCCTGCGTCGCGGCGCTCACCGCCGTCGCGATCAGTCCCCGGATCACCCGTCCGCTGCGCAACCGGGCACTGTTCGCCGCGGCCGTCTTCTTCGTCCTGGCACTGACTTTCATCGGCGCCAACGGCTACTGGTGGGTGTCGGCCTGGGGAGTTCCATGGTGGGACAAGGCGCCGATGATCGCCGGTTTCGGGTTGTCTACCTTCGCGGCGGGCCTGTCGATCCTCGCGCTGGCTGTCGCGGCGTGGTTCCACATTCGCCCGGAAACCCAGCCGCGTCCCGACTCGGTACCCGGTCGGGTCGCGCGCGTTCCCGTACTGGTCGTCGTCGCGGCCGCCATGGTGCTGTTCGAAGTGCTGTCGATGGCGAAAGCGGCGGTGGCACAGTATCCGTCGTATTCGATCGCCCAATCGAACCTCGCCGCGGCCTTCTCCGGTGGCTGCGGCCTCGCGGACCACGTGCTGGTCGAGACCGACCCCAACGCATCGGTGCTGCGCCCGCTTACCGGCGATGCCGCAACGGCGCTGGCCGGCGCCGACTCGACCGGATTCACCCCGAACGGCGTGGCGGCCGACCTCACCTCCGATGAGATCGAATCCACTACGGGCAAGGCGAATTCCGTCGCCAGCACCGATGCCGATGAGCCCGCGGATCCGAAGGCCGGGTCGAAGTCGCCGGGTTCGGAGACCGGCACGTCCACGGGCGCGGGAGTCAACGGCAGCAGTGTCCCACTGCCCTTCGGCCTGGATCCGGCAACCACCCCCGTACTCGGCAGCTATCGGGAAGGCACCCAGGAGCCCGCCGATCTGACGACAGGGTGGTATCGACTTCCCAAGGACAGCAATGGAAGTCGTGGCCCGATCATCTCGATCGCGGTCGCCGGCCGGATCCGGCACGTCGACAGCGACGGCATCGTCCACCCGGGACAGGACCTGCGCTTGGAGTACGGCCGCGCGGAAGCCGACGGCACGGCCGTCGCGCTCGGCAGTGTCGACCCGATCGACATCGGCCCGTCCCCGTCGTGGCGCAATATGCGCGTTCCGTTCGACTGGCTGCCCGGCGATGCTGACGTCGTCCGAATCGTCGCGAGCGACAAGGATCTCGGCAAGGATCAGTGGCTCGCGGTGACCCCGCCGCGCGTGCCGCAGACGAAAACCCTGACCGACCTGGTCGGTTCGCGGACGCCGGTGCTGCTGGACTGGGAGGTCGCCATGACCTACCCCTGCCAGAACCTGGTCGCTACCCACGCCGGCGTCGGTGACCTGCCCAGCTACCGCATCCTGCCCGATCGCAACGGTGCGACCATCACCAATCTCTGGCAGGCGCACGACGGCGGCGGCCCGCTCGGCTGGACCCAACTGCTGTTCACCGCCCGCGCCCTGCCCGCCTATCTGAACAACGACTGGGACCGCGATTGGGGATCGATCGAGCAATACCTGCCACTTGATCCGAACGCCCACCCCGCAACCGTCCAGATCGACCGAACCCAACGCTGGGGCACCTGGACCCCCGGCCACATCAACACCGCCTGGTAG